One Candidatus Omnitrophota bacterium genomic region harbors:
- a CDS encoding methionine synthase: MKRIRGFATGIGSLPHKDPSAAVDLVLKCLPEIPFWPQLPKRSVKEGMVAQFSENMPCLKVTPDGLMFDPRQYDKEMESFYERIIANDVDHFKISEDFAPGFYELCRRLKNSDLGRVELIKCQITGPFTFAGSVNSPDGKAMISDPVYMQAVIKGLMMKGLWQIDKLKGFGKKIIIFLDEPYLACFGSAFSPLSREGVVRDLSELTRAFQSAGALAGVHCCGNTDWSIFTDDAGMDLINFDAYGFWDKLEIYSANLKAYLSKGGLLCCGIVPTREFGPDISLELLLGKIEAGISGLIKKGLDRDLILDNLLVSPSCGLGTLDVEKAEQILSLLKLLSSRLRKY, translated from the coding sequence ATGAAAAGAATAAGGGGTTTTGCTACAGGTATAGGAAGTCTTCCGCACAAGGACCCGAGCGCGGCGGTCGATCTGGTGTTAAAGTGCCTTCCGGAGATCCCGTTCTGGCCACAGTTGCCAAAACGCAGCGTGAAAGAAGGGATGGTCGCGCAGTTCAGCGAGAATATGCCCTGCCTCAAAGTCACCCCGGATGGTTTGATGTTCGATCCGCGCCAGTATGATAAAGAGATGGAAAGCTTCTATGAGCGGATCATTGCCAATGACGTGGATCATTTTAAGATCAGCGAGGATTTTGCCCCGGGTTTTTACGAATTATGCCGCAGGCTGAAGAATAGCGATCTGGGGAGGGTAGAATTAATTAAATGCCAGATCACCGGCCCGTTCACTTTCGCCGGGAGCGTTAATTCTCCCGACGGTAAAGCCATGATCTCCGATCCTGTCTATATGCAGGCGGTTATCAAGGGGCTGATGATGAAAGGCCTATGGCAGATCGATAAATTAAAGGGATTCGGAAAAAAGATAATTATCTTTCTGGATGAGCCTTACCTGGCTTGTTTCGGTTCGGCCTTCAGCCCTTTGAGCAGAGAGGGCGTGGTCAGGGACCTGTCGGAATTGACCCGGGCATTTCAGTCCGCAGGGGCGTTGGCCGGGGTACATTGCTGCGGCAACACCGATTGGTCTATATTTACCGACGATGCGGGAATGGATTTGATCAATTTCGATGCCTATGGCTTCTGGGATAAACTGGAGATCTATAGCGCTAATCTTAAGGCGTACCTTAGTAAAGGCGGGTTGCTTTGCTGTGGTATAGTCCCGACCCGGGAATTCGGACCGGATATCAGCCTTGAACTGCTTTTGGGGAAGATTGAAGCCGGGATCAGCGGTTTGATCAAGAAAGGCTTGGACCGTGACCTTATCCTGGATAATCTTCTGGTCAGCCCGAGCTGCGGCCTGGGGACCCTGGATGTTGAAAAAGCCGAACAGATCCTAAGCCTCTTAAAACTGCTTTCTTCGCGTTTGCGAAAATACTGA
- a CDS encoding glycosyltransferase family 39 protein — protein sequence MKKTSNSLGSRSLPKGGILAGIAILSLLIRLIYIWQLKATPLFNFFAGDSRFYDLFAMKIVEGNFLYKDSVCLNPLYPLFLSAVYFIFGHSIVAAVFLQAILDSLTCLLLYFLSVRVFKNEILGLATAFIYAGYAMAVFYTGFLLDVTLVVFLNVLFVLLVLRAQDKKKPLAWVFAGVVLGLAAVLKASILLFVPLLMFWLLYINGTRAIIRDIALPLGLIIICVSAVLFPFAVKNYLIEKNFSPFPAQGGLNFFIGNNPFARGTYTPFYGIPDSPVDQVKAYARIAEADKDGGPQKEIPQGNSVIAKNASRCGFNKWLHFAVNKKSRYWLKKGLYFAVNNKSRYWLKKGLFFAVNNKSRYFRLCLKKLALFFNEEEIHLNVNYYFCKRFIPALNYPLFSFGILAPFAVAGSVLAVRKKVRNAYAVILFVCGHVVFLCLYYMAARYRMPAVPFMIVLGAYGAFGYARLFKRERLKELFLFSLLLGGLFLLAYKPTFPVNSRNDFAVSYNNLGNAYIRENKNDQASREYLNAIRANPGYAQAHYNLGNVYYLKDMFQEAAAEYRETIKLDPANGQAHNNLAVYYFYVEKDVKQARDHANEALKYYATVNPEFLQELFNARGNKNEGGGP from the coding sequence ATGAAGAAAACATCCAATAGCCTCGGATCGCGATCCCTCCCCAAAGGCGGTATCCTGGCTGGTATTGCCATTCTTTCCCTGCTGATCAGGCTTATATATATATGGCAACTGAAGGCCACGCCTCTTTTTAATTTTTTTGCCGGCGACTCGAGATTTTACGATCTCTTTGCCATGAAGATAGTCGAAGGAAACTTCCTATATAAAGATTCGGTTTGTCTTAATCCCCTATACCCGTTATTCTTATCCGCGGTTTATTTTATTTTCGGCCACAGCATTGTTGCGGCGGTTTTTCTTCAGGCCATACTGGATTCTTTGACATGTTTATTGTTGTATTTCCTGAGCGTCAGGGTATTCAAGAACGAAATCCTGGGCCTGGCGACAGCGTTCATCTACGCCGGTTACGCGATGGCGGTATTCTATACGGGGTTCCTCCTGGATGTCACGCTCGTTGTTTTTCTGAACGTTTTATTCGTTCTGCTCGTCCTGCGGGCGCAGGATAAAAAAAAGCCGTTGGCCTGGGTATTTGCCGGCGTTGTCCTGGGCCTGGCCGCGGTATTAAAAGCAAGCATTTTATTATTCGTGCCTCTGCTTATGTTTTGGCTTTTGTATATTAACGGGACCAGGGCCATTATCCGGGATATTGCTCTGCCGCTCGGGCTTATTATTATATGCGTATCCGCGGTGCTATTCCCTTTTGCAGTGAAGAACTATTTGATCGAAAAGAATTTTTCGCCGTTCCCCGCGCAAGGGGGGCTGAATTTTTTTATCGGGAATAATCCTTTTGCCCGCGGGACATATACCCCTTTTTACGGAATACCGGACTCTCCGGTAGACCAGGTAAAAGCTTATGCCCGTATTGCCGAAGCGGACAAGGATGGTGGCCCGCAAAAGGAAATTCCCCAAGGTAACTCCGTGATCGCTAAAAATGCTTCCCGGTGCGGGTTCAACAAATGGCTGCATTTCGCGGTGAACAAAAAGTCCCGGTATTGGCTTAAGAAAGGGCTGTATTTCGCGGTGAACAATAAATCCCGGTATTGGCTTAAGAAAGGGCTGTTTTTCGCGGTGAACAATAAATCTCGGTATTTTCGCTTATGCCTTAAAAAACTGGCTCTTTTTTTTAACGAGGAAGAAATTCACCTGAACGTCAATTATTATTTTTGTAAAAGATTCATCCCGGCGTTGAACTATCCTTTATTCTCATTCGGCATCCTGGCGCCGTTCGCCGTGGCCGGGTCTGTTCTTGCCGTGCGTAAAAAAGTGCGCAATGCCTACGCGGTAATTTTGTTTGTTTGCGGCCACGTGGTTTTTCTGTGCCTTTACTATATGGCGGCGCGATACCGGATGCCTGCTGTTCCTTTTATGATCGTATTAGGCGCTTATGGCGCCTTCGGTTATGCGAGGCTTTTCAAGCGCGAACGATTGAAGGAGTTGTTTTTATTCTCTTTATTGCTGGGTGGATTGTTCCTGTTGGCCTATAAACCGACATTCCCCGTAAACTCCAGGAATGATTTCGCGGTTTCCTATAATAATCTGGGCAACGCGTATATCCGGGAAAATAAAAACGATCAGGCGTCCAGGGAATACCTTAATGCTATCCGGGCAAATCCGGGGTATGCCCAGGCGCATTATAACCTCGGCAATGTTTATTACCTGAAAGATATGTTCCAAGAGGCCGCGGCTGAATACCGGGAGACCATAAAGCTGGATCCGGCAAACGGACAGGCGCATAATAACCTGGCGGTATATTACTTTTATGTCGAGAAAGACGTAAAGCAAGCCCGGGACCACGCCAATGAAGCGCTTAAGTATTACGCTACGGTCAACCCTGAGTTTTTGCAGGAGTTGTTCAATGCCCGGGGCAATAAAAATGAGGGGGGAGGGCCCTGA
- a CDS encoding 2-oxoacid:acceptor oxidoreductase family protein: MKEIRIHARAGQGAITTASILGNAYFLKGMYPYAFPHFGAARMGAPMNAFVRVDDKPVRLRSQIYEPNYLIIVDATLMRGFNCFSGLKEDGIAIVSAREGIEVPKVKTKQKAYVIPANDIAMKTIGRPLGNTALLGGFCAATGELELDSLFAAIKKRFSGKAVDANVEAIKQGYDFVKNLMK, encoded by the coding sequence ATGAAAGAAATACGAATCCATGCCCGCGCCGGACAAGGGGCGATCACCACGGCGTCTATATTGGGCAATGCATATTTTCTTAAAGGGATGTATCCTTACGCCTTTCCGCATTTCGGGGCGGCCAGGATGGGCGCGCCGATGAACGCCTTTGTCCGCGTGGACGATAAGCCCGTGCGGCTGAGAAGCCAGATCTATGAGCCGAATTATCTAATTATAGTCGATGCCACGCTGATGCGCGGTTTCAACTGTTTCTCCGGCCTGAAAGAGGACGGCATAGCTATTGTCAGCGCCAGGGAAGGGATAGAGGTCCCCAAGGTAAAAACCAAGCAAAAAGCGTATGTTATCCCGGCCAACGATATAGCGATGAAGACCATCGGCCGGCCTTTGGGAAACACCGCGTTGCTCGGCGGGTTCTGCGCCGCTACCGGTGAATTGGAGCTGGATTCGTTATTCGCGGCCATAAAGAAGAGATTCTCCGGAAAAGCTGTTGACGCCAATGTCGAAGCGATCAAACAGGGGTATG